A single region of the Pararhodospirillum photometricum DSM 122 genome encodes:
- a CDS encoding PAS domain S-box protein, with amino-acid sequence MTPVMHSEQKFFDLLETLEDGAVYFDGQDRLVYVNARYMAMFEALKPLLVPGRTFSDLIHALVEVGYVDPGTDGGACWIAERLKRRARREASEVRLSNGHWALARDQVFRDGSSLTLVRDITAMKRRAEMLEESKRRVLEIETRLSRALESTTQGFYLCDDEDRIVLCNHRVMELLPGLKPPPGRTSYYEMMSLACFLGAIPAAQRNPGRWLGLCLARHKAPRGPWDFLNAKGRWVRVIESPTPEGGRVGVMIDITDTHKASEMARQREQRLDGIMRAMIDGVIVVDGQGLIQSLNPAAERMFGYRAEDLVGASLAVLVPGREVRRLLAAVRPREDRPSLGPGREVVGRRRDGSEFPVELGVSQVHLGGQPLYTAVTRDITERKKAEARLRESEERQALALSAINEAIVDWDVDRDQMTYSDRIRDVIGADPATITTSRDWLALVHPDDVEGYRAELGRVLSGTSDLFSAEIRLANREETWVRHQASARRGPEGRLVRLIGSVADVTDRRKAQERLLEAKEQAELASRAKSEFLANMSHELRTPLNAIIGFSEIIQNEMFGSVGARQYRDYAVNISESGRHLLDVINDILDVSRVEAGRMQVFFEPVAVVRILEAVRRLISERAQAAGVALTFDTQGALPLVDGEPRRLKQVLINLLSNAIKFTPASGTVRVVTRSEADFLEIQVIDSGIGMAPEDIPVALQAFGQVDATLARRYDGTGLGLPLSKALVELHGGSLTLASALGKGTTVCVRLPARRPVEGEKAGEARPPQTPRSR; translated from the coding sequence ATGACCCCCGTCATGCACTCGGAGCAGAAATTTTTCGACCTGTTGGAAACCCTGGAGGATGGCGCCGTCTACTTCGATGGCCAGGATCGTCTGGTGTATGTCAACGCCCGGTACATGGCGATGTTCGAAGCCTTGAAGCCCCTCCTGGTCCCTGGGCGGACGTTCTCCGACCTCATCCACGCCTTGGTCGAGGTTGGCTATGTCGATCCCGGCACAGATGGCGGGGCCTGCTGGATCGCCGAGCGCTTGAAACGCCGGGCGCGGCGGGAAGCTTCCGAGGTTCGGCTCAGTAATGGCCATTGGGCGCTGGCCCGCGATCAGGTCTTTCGCGATGGCTCCAGCCTCACCCTCGTGCGCGACATCACCGCTATGAAGCGTCGCGCCGAGATGCTGGAGGAAAGCAAGCGTCGTGTCCTGGAGATAGAGACCCGTCTGTCTCGCGCGCTGGAGTCAACCACCCAGGGCTTCTATCTCTGCGACGACGAAGACCGCATCGTGCTGTGCAACCATCGGGTCATGGAGCTTCTGCCCGGCCTCAAGCCACCGCCCGGGCGCACCAGCTACTATGAAATGATGAGTCTGGCCTGTTTCCTCGGCGCCATCCCGGCGGCCCAGCGCAACCCGGGGCGCTGGCTGGGCCTGTGCCTCGCCCGGCACAAGGCCCCGCGCGGCCCTTGGGACTTTCTCAACGCCAAGGGGCGCTGGGTCCGCGTCATCGAATCACCCACCCCGGAAGGGGGCCGGGTGGGCGTGATGATCGACATTACCGATACCCATAAGGCCTCGGAAATGGCGCGCCAGCGCGAGCAGCGTCTGGACGGCATCATGCGCGCCATGATCGACGGGGTGATCGTCGTTGATGGCCAGGGCTTGATCCAGTCCCTCAACCCGGCGGCGGAACGCATGTTTGGCTACCGGGCCGAGGATCTGGTGGGCGCCAGTCTTGCCGTTCTGGTCCCCGGGCGCGAGGTCCGGCGCCTGCTGGCCGCCGTGCGCCCGCGCGAGGACCGGCCGTCCCTGGGGCCCGGCCGCGAGGTTGTGGGGCGGCGGCGCGATGGCAGCGAGTTCCCGGTGGAACTCGGGGTCAGCCAGGTGCACCTCGGCGGCCAGCCGCTTTACACCGCCGTGACCCGCGACATCACCGAGCGCAAGAAGGCCGAGGCTCGGTTGCGCGAAAGCGAGGAGCGCCAAGCCCTGGCCCTGTCGGCGATCAACGAGGCGATCGTCGATTGGGACGTGGATCGCGACCAAATGACCTATTCCGATCGTATCCGCGATGTGATCGGCGCCGATCCGGCCACCATCACCACCTCACGCGACTGGCTGGCCCTGGTCCATCCCGACGATGTGGAGGGCTACCGCGCCGAACTGGGCCGGGTGCTCTCGGGCACAAGCGATCTCTTCTCGGCCGAGATTCGGCTGGCCAACCGTGAGGAGACCTGGGTGCGTCACCAAGCCTCGGCCCGGCGCGGGCCCGAGGGCCGGCTGGTCCGTCTGATCGGCTCGGTTGCCGACGTCACCGATCGCCGCAAGGCCCAAGAACGCCTGCTCGAAGCCAAGGAACAGGCCGAGTTGGCCAGCCGGGCCAAGTCCGAGTTCCTGGCCAACATGAGCCACGAGCTGCGTACCCCCCTCAACGCCATCATCGGCTTTTCCGAGATTATCCAAAACGAGATGTTCGGTTCAGTCGGCGCTCGGCAGTACCGGGATTATGCCGTCAACATCAGCGAGTCGGGCCGCCACCTGCTCGACGTGATCAACGACATCCTCGACGTCAGCCGGGTGGAAGCCGGGCGCATGCAGGTGTTCTTCGAGCCTGTGGCCGTTGTCCGCATCCTGGAGGCGGTGCGCCGCCTGATCAGCGAGCGTGCCCAGGCAGCCGGCGTCGCCTTGACCTTCGACACCCAAGGCGCCTTGCCTTTGGTCGATGGCGAACCGCGCCGCCTGAAGCAGGTGCTCATCAACCTTCTGAGCAACGCCATCAAATTTACTCCGGCGAGCGGCACCGTGCGGGTTGTCACCCGCTCCGAGGCTGACTTTCTCGAGATTCAGGTGATTGACTCCGGGATCGGCATGGCCCCCGAGGACATCCCGGTCGCCTTGCAGGCCTTCGGTCAGGTCGATGCCACCTTGGCGCGGCGCTACGACGGCACCGGTCTGGGGCTGCCGCTGTCCAAGGCGCTGGTCGAATTGCATGGAGGGAGCCTGACCCTGGCCAGCGCGCTGGGCAAGGGGACGACCGTGTGTGTGCGGTTGCCTGCGCGGCGGCCGGTGGAGGGAGAGAAGGCTGGAGAGGCGCGGCCTCCCCAGACCCCTCGATCACGGTAA
- a CDS encoding methyl-accepting chemotaxis protein, which produces MTVSQRVALVVLLNTLLIGLTVGVATLSILTQKAEQDALDAIDRSMRVAWNEVTALGEPLAVRDGLLYAGSQRLDDNDAVVDRIVAQVGGTATVFRGETRVATNVRKPDGTRAVGTTLARNAAHTAVFTRQEPYRGIVEILGEPYITGYDPIRGTDGSVLGILYVGMPVAQFFAAAEAVKTWILVTLVGCGALGLALALGLARLTIVRPLHGITATMARLAAGEEVQAIPHTERGDDIGAMARALEVFRANAAETLRLRGEAALRDEAQRRQRRQDLLALADEMEAKVHTVVQAAGTSIDRLHRAADDLTANAGRTGAQSTTLAQASTLASTKVETVAVAGQQLAASIQEIARQVAQSSQIAGEAVAEATQTRDIVEGLAQAATRIGEVLTLIDGIASQTNLLALNATIEAARAGEAGKGFAVVAHEVKTLAGQTGHATDDISRQIAAVQEGTRAVVAAIHAIAQTIGRIDTFSSGIAGAVEEQGAVTADIARTVEAASRGVRDVSTSVAAVAQAAADTGRMAQAVFGVAEELKRENQEIQDAIESFLTEVRGRP; this is translated from the coding sequence ATGACGGTGTCCCAGCGGGTCGCCCTGGTGGTTCTTCTCAACACACTGCTCATCGGCCTGACCGTTGGAGTTGCCACCCTCTCCATCCTCACCCAAAAAGCCGAACAGGACGCCCTGGACGCCATCGACCGCTCCATGCGGGTCGCCTGGAACGAAGTCACGGCCCTGGGCGAGCCCCTTGCCGTGCGCGATGGCCTGCTGTACGCCGGATCGCAGAGGCTTGATGACAACGACGCCGTCGTCGATCGCATCGTCGCCCAGGTCGGGGGCACCGCCACCGTGTTTCGCGGCGAGACCCGTGTCGCCACAAACGTGCGCAAGCCTGATGGCACGCGCGCCGTAGGAACCACCCTGGCCCGCAACGCCGCCCACACAGCGGTGTTCACCCGCCAGGAGCCCTATCGCGGCATCGTCGAGATCCTCGGCGAACCCTACATCACTGGATACGACCCCATTCGGGGAACCGATGGCAGCGTGCTTGGCATTTTGTACGTGGGCATGCCCGTCGCCCAGTTTTTTGCCGCCGCCGAGGCGGTCAAAACCTGGATCTTGGTCACGCTCGTCGGCTGCGGCGCCTTGGGGCTGGCCCTGGCCCTGGGGCTGGCCCGTCTGACCATCGTGCGCCCGCTGCATGGCATCACGGCGACCATGGCCCGGCTGGCGGCGGGGGAAGAAGTCCAGGCCATCCCTCACACCGAGCGCGGCGACGATATCGGGGCCATGGCCCGCGCCCTGGAGGTTTTTCGCGCCAACGCCGCCGAAACGCTGCGCCTGCGCGGCGAGGCCGCCTTGCGCGACGAGGCCCAGCGCCGCCAGCGCCGCCAAGACCTCCTGGCCCTCGCCGACGAAATGGAGGCCAAGGTCCACACCGTGGTTCAAGCCGCCGGCACGTCCATCGACCGGCTGCATCGGGCTGCCGACGATCTGACAGCCAATGCCGGCCGCACCGGGGCGCAAAGCACCACCTTGGCCCAGGCGAGCACTCTGGCCTCGACCAAGGTGGAAACCGTGGCGGTGGCGGGGCAACAGCTCGCGGCCTCCATCCAGGAGATCGCCCGCCAAGTGGCCCAGTCCAGCCAGATCGCCGGCGAGGCGGTGGCCGAGGCTACCCAGACGCGCGACATTGTGGAAGGCTTGGCCCAGGCCGCCACCCGCATCGGCGAGGTCCTGACCCTGATTGACGGCATCGCGAGCCAGACCAACCTGCTGGCCCTCAACGCCACCATCGAGGCAGCGCGGGCCGGCGAGGCGGGCAAGGGCTTTGCCGTGGTCGCGCATGAGGTCAAAACCCTGGCCGGACAAACGGGCCACGCCACCGACGACATTTCCCGCCAGATCGCCGCCGTGCAGGAGGGAACCCGGGCCGTGGTCGCGGCCATCCACGCCATTGCCCAGACCATTGGGCGGATCGACACCTTTTCCAGCGGCATTGCCGGCGCCGTCGAGGAACAAGGCGCAGTCACCGCCGACATCGCCCGCACTGTCGAAGCCGCCAGCCGCGGCGTGCGCGACGTCTCCACCAGCGTGGCTGCCGTGGCCCAGGCCGCCGCCGACACCGGCCGCATGGCCCAGGCGGTCTTTGGCGTGGCCGAGGAACTAAAGCGCGAAAACCAGGAAATCCAAGACGCCATCGAGAGCTTCCTGACCGAAGTCAGAGGACGCCCCTAA
- a CDS encoding HAMP domain-containing sensor histidine kinase, with amino-acid sequence MGRLFWKLFFCFWLGMVLSFVAGVTYLLLTDYREAAHSTAGVQAGVMLATAEALVATGGVDALTPVLARWNAESPRLGVLDATTGQRLAGVVPTAPPGSRLDVTPPDGRPVVLVTDVVALSLGEHPSPVGIPVMSGAVVAFVLSYFLAWYLSHPLQKIRWALGRVAEGHFDTRVAPRLGQRRDEIVDLGHDVDRMARQLQQFVEERQRLLHDISHELRSPLTRLQAAIGLVRQDPARSGPMLERIEREAVRMDVLIDDLLTLARLEVGSFPFARERVDLIDLLSAIVDDAAFEAEAQGCAVTLNAEGNFVCTVSGEVLYRAFENIVRNAVKFTAPGTTVVVRAEALEEEGQPWLRVSVEDHGAGVPPALLGRIFEPFLRVASDSPTPGFGLGLAIARRAVESHGGRIHAELAGHGGLRVVMVLPGAPAGEK; translated from the coding sequence ATGGGACGCTTGTTTTGGAAGCTGTTCTTCTGCTTTTGGTTGGGCATGGTCTTGTCGTTCGTTGCCGGCGTGACCTACCTCCTGCTCACCGACTACCGCGAGGCGGCCCACTCGACGGCGGGGGTCCAGGCGGGGGTGATGCTGGCCACCGCCGAAGCCCTGGTCGCCACGGGCGGCGTGGACGCCCTCACCCCGGTCCTTGCGCGCTGGAACGCCGAAAGCCCGCGCCTGGGCGTGCTGGACGCCACCACCGGACAGCGCCTCGCCGGTGTCGTGCCCACAGCCCCCCCCGGCAGCCGCCTGGACGTGACGCCTCCCGATGGGCGCCCCGTGGTGCTGGTGACCGACGTGGTGGCCCTGAGCCTGGGCGAGCACCCCTCGCCGGTCGGCATCCCGGTGATGTCGGGCGCGGTGGTGGCCTTTGTTCTCAGCTATTTCCTGGCGTGGTACCTGTCCCACCCCTTGCAGAAGATCCGCTGGGCCCTGGGGCGGGTGGCGGAGGGGCATTTTGATACCCGGGTGGCGCCGCGCCTGGGCCAGCGCCGCGACGAAATCGTCGATCTCGGCCACGACGTGGATCGCATGGCCCGGCAACTGCAACAGTTCGTCGAGGAGCGCCAGCGCTTGTTGCACGATATCTCCCACGAACTGCGCTCGCCGCTGACCCGGCTTCAAGCCGCCATCGGGTTGGTGCGCCAAGATCCCGCACGCTCCGGCCCCATGCTGGAACGCATCGAGCGCGAGGCGGTGCGCATGGATGTTTTGATTGACGATCTGCTGACCCTGGCTCGCCTTGAGGTCGGGTCTTTCCCCTTCGCCCGCGAGCGGGTTGATTTGATCGACCTCCTCTCGGCCATTGTTGACGATGCCGCCTTCGAGGCCGAGGCCCAGGGCTGCGCCGTCACCTTGAACGCCGAGGGAAATTTCGTGTGCACCGTGAGCGGCGAGGTCTTGTATCGGGCGTTTGAGAACATCGTGCGCAACGCCGTGAAGTTCACGGCGCCCGGTACCACGGTGGTGGTGCGGGCCGAGGCCCTTGAGGAGGAGGGCCAGCCCTGGCTGCGGGTCAGTGTCGAGGACCACGGGGCCGGGGTGCCGCCGGCGCTTCTGGGGCGCATTTTCGAGCCGTTCTTGCGTGTGGCCAGCGATAGCCCAACCCCGGGGTTTGGCCTGGGCCTTGCCATTGCCCGGCGCGCCGTCGAATCGCACGGCGGGCGCATTCATGCCGAGTTGGCTGGGCATGGCGGCTTGCGGGTGGTGATGGTGTTGCCTGGGGCGCCTGCGGGGGAGAAATAA
- a CDS encoding ABC-F family ATP-binding cassette domain-containing protein, producing MLHVNSVVSRIGGRTLLDGASAHVPEGQRVGLVGRNGTGKTTLFRLILGERSPDGGSIAVRPRARVGQVAQEAPDGEISLLDCVLAADTERAALLAELDGHPDPHRVADLHERLAVIGAHGAPARAGAILCGLGFASQDHTRAVGTFSGGWRMRVALAAALFARPDLLLLDEPTNHLDLEATLWLESFLASYPGTLIVISHDRDLLNRAVERILHLENGKLVSYQGNFDRFERTRAERLEHLAKAAQRQAEERRHIQAFVDRFRAKATKARQAQSRLKRLERMTPITATVEEAVIPFDFPDPESLPPPVIAVENGVAGYGDTVVLRGLNFRLDMDDRVALLGANGNGKSTLAKVLAGRLDLLGGELRAPSKLRIGYFAQHQTEELRLGETPLQHGRRLMGDLADQKIRAHLGRFGFGEARVNTPVSSLSGGEKARLLIALTCREAPHLLILDEPTNHLDIDSRESLMRALNVFQGAVVLISHDPRLVEMVADRLWLVDGGTLTPFDGDMDDYRALLLERAREARREGSASGPSDALNSAQAQKDRRRAAAEARTRLAPLRKAVEAAEKKLATLEKKKTEIEAKLADPALYQGPAAAVTALQRDLGEVQRALAEAEETWLLAHEALETATAAEPALAEG from the coding sequence ATGCTTCATGTGAATTCCGTGGTCAGCCGCATTGGCGGCCGCACCCTTCTCGACGGCGCCAGCGCCCACGTTCCCGAAGGCCAGCGGGTGGGTCTGGTCGGCCGCAATGGCACGGGTAAGACGACCCTGTTTCGTTTGATCCTCGGCGAGCGCAGCCCCGATGGCGGCTCCATCGCCGTGCGCCCGCGCGCCCGGGTGGGGCAGGTGGCCCAGGAGGCGCCCGACGGCGAGATCTCGCTGCTCGACTGCGTGCTGGCCGCCGATACCGAGCGCGCCGCCTTGTTGGCCGAGTTGGACGGCCACCCCGATCCCCACCGCGTGGCCGATCTGCACGAGCGGCTGGCGGTGATCGGGGCCCACGGGGCGCCGGCCCGGGCTGGGGCGATTCTCTGCGGTCTGGGGTTTGCGTCCCAGGACCATACCCGGGCGGTGGGCACCTTTTCGGGCGGTTGGCGCATGCGCGTGGCCCTGGCAGCGGCCTTGTTTGCCCGGCCCGACCTCTTGCTGCTCGATGAGCCGACCAACCACCTCGACCTGGAGGCGACGCTGTGGCTGGAGAGCTTTCTGGCCAGCTATCCCGGCACCTTGATCGTCATCAGCCACGACCGCGATCTGCTCAACCGGGCGGTCGAGCGCATCTTGCATCTGGAGAACGGCAAGCTGGTCTCCTACCAGGGCAACTTCGATCGCTTCGAGCGGACGCGGGCCGAGCGGCTGGAGCACTTGGCCAAGGCGGCCCAGCGTCAGGCCGAGGAGCGCCGGCACATCCAGGCGTTTGTCGATCGCTTTCGCGCCAAGGCGACCAAGGCGCGTCAGGCCCAGAGTCGGTTGAAGCGTCTGGAGCGCATGACCCCGATCACCGCCACGGTCGAGGAAGCGGTGATCCCGTTTGATTTCCCCGACCCCGAGTCCTTGCCGCCCCCGGTCATCGCCGTGGAGAACGGGGTGGCGGGGTATGGCGACACGGTGGTGCTGCGCGGTCTCAACTTTCGTCTGGACATGGACGACCGGGTCGCCCTGCTGGGCGCCAACGGCAACGGCAAGTCAACCCTGGCCAAGGTGCTGGCCGGGCGGCTGGACCTGCTGGGCGGCGAGCTGCGGGCCCCTTCCAAGCTGCGCATCGGCTACTTTGCCCAGCATCAGACCGAGGAGCTGCGCCTGGGCGAGACGCCGTTGCAGCACGGTCGGCGCTTGATGGGCGATCTGGCCGACCAGAAAATCCGGGCCCACCTGGGCCGCTTCGGCTTTGGCGAGGCGCGGGTCAACACGCCGGTGTCGTCGCTGTCGGGCGGCGAGAAGGCGCGGTTGCTGATCGCCCTGACCTGCCGCGAGGCCCCGCATCTGCTGATCTTGGACGAGCCGACCAACCACCTCGACATCGACTCGCGCGAGTCCCTGATGCGGGCGCTCAATGTCTTCCAAGGGGCCGTCGTCCTGATCTCTCACGATCCGCGTCTGGTGGAAATGGTCGCCGACCGGCTGTGGCTGGTGGATGGCGGCACCCTGACCCCGTTTGACGGCGATATGGACGATTACCGCGCCTTGTTGCTGGAGCGCGCCCGTGAAGCCCGGCGCGAGGGCTCGGCCAGCGGTCCTAGCGACGCGCTCAACTCGGCCCAGGCCCAGAAGGACCGTCGCCGCGCCGCCGCCGAGGCCCGAACCCGTCTGGCGCCCTTGCGCAAGGCGGTGGAGGCGGCCGAGAAAAAGCTGGCGACTCTGGAAAAGAAAAAGACCGAGATCGAGGCCAAGCTGGCCGATCCCGCGTTGTACCAGGGACCGGCCGCTGCCGTGACCGCTTTGCAACGCGACCTGGGCGAGGTTCAGCGTGCTTTGGCCGAGGCCGAGGAAACGTGGCTGTTGGCCCATGAGGCTTTGGAAACCGCGACCGCTGCCGAGCCGGCTCTCGCGGAAGGGTAA
- a CDS encoding VWA domain-containing protein, giving the protein MMLSRGTRTPLQTLVGGSAFSLTWHLRGLGAEASVFGLDAQGRLADDRYMVFYNQPTSPCAGVRLAAPDRFEVDVTRLPASLQRLVLVLSVEGPGVFHDVTAGSLVLSAPGHEARFDFTGQEFAQERALMLAEVYRKNDQWRVAIVAQGFNGGLDAVVRHFGGEVAEDTPPPPRVSLEKRVAAEAPHLVDLTKKVGVSLEKKGLGRLQARVGLVLDASASMRRQYKDGKVQALLDRLLPLALRFDSDGALDVWAFDDRQTPLPPVSLANCRDYIAQANGGWRAWVGGANDEPSVMRDVITHFKKDRSRLPVYILFVSDGGVHKNREIKDLITEASSLPLFWQFMGLGGRNYGVLERLDTMGGRTVDNCGFFAIDDLHDLDDEAFYDRLLQEFPLWLGAARQARIVQDEA; this is encoded by the coding sequence ATGATGTTGTCGCGTGGCACCCGCACCCCCCTCCAAACCCTGGTGGGCGGGTCGGCGTTTTCCCTGACCTGGCACCTTCGCGGCCTCGGCGCCGAGGCCTCGGTATTTGGCCTCGATGCCCAGGGCCGACTCGCCGACGACCGCTACATGGTCTTCTATAACCAGCCGACGTCGCCGTGCGCCGGCGTGCGCCTCGCCGCCCCCGACCGCTTTGAGGTGGACGTCACCCGCCTGCCGGCCAGCCTCCAACGCCTTGTCCTGGTGCTGTCCGTCGAGGGCCCCGGGGTTTTTCACGACGTGACGGCGGGCTCCCTGGTTCTCAGTGCCCCGGGCCACGAGGCCCGCTTCGATTTCACCGGCCAGGAGTTCGCGCAAGAGCGGGCCTTGATGCTGGCCGAGGTCTATCGCAAGAACGACCAGTGGCGGGTGGCGATCGTGGCCCAAGGGTTTAACGGTGGCCTGGACGCGGTGGTCCGGCATTTTGGCGGCGAAGTCGCCGAGGACACCCCGCCACCGCCCCGTGTCTCCCTGGAAAAGCGGGTGGCGGCCGAGGCGCCCCACTTGGTGGACCTGACCAAGAAGGTCGGGGTAAGTTTGGAGAAGAAGGGCCTGGGCCGCCTTCAGGCGCGAGTGGGACTCGTCTTGGATGCCAGCGCCTCCATGCGCCGTCAGTACAAGGACGGCAAGGTGCAAGCCCTCCTCGACCGGCTCTTGCCGCTGGCCCTGCGCTTTGACAGCGATGGCGCCTTGGATGTGTGGGCGTTCGACGATCGCCAGACTCCCCTGCCCCCGGTATCCCTGGCCAATTGCCGCGACTATATCGCCCAGGCCAATGGCGGCTGGCGAGCCTGGGTGGGGGGCGCCAATGACGAGCCCTCGGTCATGCGCGACGTCATCACCCACTTTAAAAAGGATCGCAGCCGACTGCCGGTCTATATTCTTTTCGTGAGCGATGGGGGGGTTCACAAAAACCGCGAGATCAAGGACCTGATCACCGAGGCCTCTTCCCTTCCCCTGTTTTGGCAGTTCATGGGACTGGGGGGGCGCAATTATGGCGTCCTTGAACGCCTGGACACCATGGGCGGCCGCACGGTCGATAACTGCGGCTTCTTTGCCATTGATGACCTGCACGACCTGGATGACGAGGCGTTTTACGATCGTCTGCTCCAGGAGTTCCCCCTGTGGCTGGGCGCGGCCCGCCAAGCCCGCATCGTCCAGGACGAGGCCTAA
- the rpsT gene encoding 30S ribosomal protein S20, with amino-acid sequence MANHKSAEKRIRRNASRAEINHARIGRIRTFVKKVEAAIARGDQAAAGEAFKVAMPEMQRGVTKGVLHKNTVSRKISRLAARIKGLGA; translated from the coding sequence ATGGCCAACCACAAGTCGGCGGAAAAGCGCATTCGCCGCAATGCTAGCCGCGCCGAGATCAACCATGCGCGCATCGGGCGTATCCGCACCTTCGTGAAGAAGGTCGAGGCGGCGATTGCTCGGGGCGACCAGGCGGCGGCAGGCGAGGCGTTCAAGGTCGCCATGCCCGAGATGCAGCGCGGCGTGACCAAGGGGGTTCTGCACAAGAACACCGTGTCGCGCAAGATTTCCCGCCTTGCCGCCCGCATCAAGGGTCTGGGCGCCTAA
- a CDS encoding DnaA N-terminal domain-containing protein, which yields MDGASGRDGAAVIRWDRVRGQLKREFGETAFRTWVQPMTLAQIGPGSVRLGVPTRFMRDWVMTHYGDRIRSLWTEEDPSVRIVDFVVEGSARPTKPAAGAGSAGPIVSQPAFEEPSSPPAPHGPCPSSPGPALTPQSRGAPRLGADTGRPAPAPDSG from the coding sequence ATGGACGGAGCGTCGGGGCGCGATGGAGCGGCGGTGATCCGGTGGGATCGCGTGCGGGGCCAGCTCAAGCGGGAATTCGGAGAAACAGCGTTCCGAACCTGGGTCCAGCCCATGACCTTGGCCCAGATTGGCCCGGGCTCGGTGCGCCTGGGCGTGCCCACCCGCTTCATGCGCGACTGGGTCATGACCCACTACGGCGACCGCATCCGCTCGCTGTGGACCGAGGAAGATCCCTCGGTGCGCATCGTAGACTTCGTCGTTGAGGGCAGTGCACGCCCGACCAAGCCGGCGGCTGGTGCCGGGTCTGCCGGGCCCATCGTGTCGCAGCCTGCCTTCGAGGAGCCTTCGTCCCCGCCTGCCCCCCACGGCCCCTGCCCGTCGTCCCCGGGCCCCGCGCTCACGCCTCAAAGCCGAGGAGCCCCGCGTCTCGGCGCCGACACCGGCCGCCCCGCCCCCGCCCCCGACTCTGGATGA
- the dnaA gene encoding chromosomal replication initiator protein DnaA, with translation MSAPLDPRYTFDNFVVGKPNEFAYAAAKRVAETAGMSFNPLFLYGGVGLGKTHLMHAIARCVRQNQPLRRVIYLSAEQFMHRFIRALRQQDTLSFKEQFRSVDVLMVDDIQFISGKDSTQEEFFHTFNALVDQGAQIVLSADKSPTDLDHIGQRLRSRMSCGLVADLHPTTYELRLGILESKAEQMGVPVPPRVLEFIAHKVTTNGREVEGALIRLVAHAQLVGRALTVETAQEVLHDLVRAHDRRVTIEDIQKRVADHFKIRLADMHSARRARAVARPRQVAMYLSKQLTSRSLPYIGKNFGGRDHTTVMHAIRKIEELMAGDPSFAEDVDLLRRMLEA, from the coding sequence CTGTCGGCCCCCCTCGACCCTCGCTACACCTTCGACAACTTTGTCGTGGGCAAACCCAACGAGTTCGCCTACGCCGCTGCGAAGCGCGTGGCCGAGACCGCTGGGATGTCGTTTAACCCGTTGTTCCTGTACGGCGGTGTTGGCCTGGGCAAAACCCACCTGATGCACGCCATTGCCCGCTGTGTGCGCCAAAACCAGCCGCTGCGCCGGGTGATTTATCTGTCGGCCGAGCAGTTCATGCACCGCTTCATCCGGGCGCTGCGCCAGCAGGATACCTTGTCGTTCAAGGAGCAGTTCCGCAGCGTGGACGTGCTGATGGTGGACGACATCCAGTTCATCAGTGGCAAGGACAGCACCCAGGAAGAATTTTTCCATACATTCAATGCCCTGGTCGATCAGGGCGCGCAGATCGTCCTCTCGGCCGACAAGTCGCCGACCGACCTTGACCACATCGGCCAGCGGCTGCGCTCGCGCATGTCCTGTGGCTTGGTCGCCGACTTGCACCCCACCACCTACGAGCTGCGCCTGGGCATCTTGGAGTCGAAGGCCGAGCAGATGGGCGTGCCGGTGCCGCCGCGCGTGCTGGAGTTCATCGCCCACAAAGTCACGACCAACGGCCGCGAGGTCGAGGGCGCCTTGATTCGACTTGTGGCCCATGCCCAGCTCGTCGGCCGCGCCCTGACCGTGGAGACGGCCCAGGAAGTCCTCCACGATCTGGTCCGCGCCCACGACAGACGGGTGACCATCGAGGACATCCAAAAACGGGTGGCCGATCACTTCAAGATTCGACTGGCCGACATGCACTCGGCGCGCCGGGCCCGCGCCGTGGCCCGGCCGCGTCAGGTGGCCATGTACCTGAGCAAGCAACTGACCAGCCGCTCGCTGCCCTACATTGGCAAGAACTTCGGCGGGCGCGACCACACCACGGTGATGCACGCGATTCGCAAGATCGAGGAACTGATGGCCGGCGACCCCTCCTTCGCCGAGGACGTGGACCTGCTGCGCCGCATGCTGGAAGCCTAA